The DNA sequence GAAGTTTTTTTTAACTTACACGAGTAATCAAATCTAGTGGATCGGGAAACCCATTGACAGAAATAACGTGTTCGGTTAATCAAACGTATACATTTAACGCTATCTCAGCGTTTTCAACGTTTCGCCCCACACTCAACAGACTACTCATATGCAAATACCTACCCTTCGATCCCTGCGCTTTGTCCCGCTAACCGTCGCTGGTCTAGCGCTTAGTACGAGCGCGGCCTTTGGCGTTGCTTTTACCACCTTCATCGGCCCGGATGGGGGTAATTGGAATGACCCGGCTAACTGGGATAACGGTGTGCCGGATGCTAACGACGAGATATCGCTCGGTGGTTTTCAAGTCGTGGTCACCGACACACAGGCTTACAAGGATTTTGATACGGGAGCGCCTGATACCGGCGGCAGCATTGTGATCAACAGCGGTGGCAGCCTGACCAATGACGGCGGCCACCACGCCGCCTGGGGGTTGAGTAGCATCACGATCAACAGCGGTGGTGCGTTCATTAACGATCCGGCAACAGAGGGCGGTGTTGCCCGACTACGTGTGCCCACGACAGTGGCGGCCGGCGGTACGCTCGTTGGCTTTCAGCAGTTGCAATCGACCATCAACGTGAGCGGCCTTTACCAGCCTTATAATTCCGCATCGGCGAATGTCATTGCCGTCACCAGTACCTTCAACCTGCTCAGCGGCGGTGAACTGCAATTTGATGTTTTCGGCAACAACGACAGCGAGAGCTTTTCGGTTGCCAGTGCCACCACTGACCTGTCGATCATTGGATCGACGATTCGCCTCGTTGGCCAGGGTGGTTACACCCCCGGCGTGAATGACACCTTCAACCTCTTTGATGAGGTTGGGGGCACGGTGAACGTCATTAGTGACGCAAGCAATGTCATCATGGATGGCGTCATTGCCTGGGACACCACCCTGTGGGAATCCGACGGTATCCTGACCGTGGCCGCAGTTCCGGAGCCCACGACTTACGCGATGTTTGCCGCAATGGGTGCCCTGGGCGTCGCGCTACTGCGCCGCCGCAAGTAAGGCAGTCTTTGGGACATCTTGCTGAGGTCTAGTAAGTAGAATATTCGATCAAGCGCCGGGGGAAACTCCGGCGTTTTCATTTAGATCGGTCTGTCCGCTAGCACTATCGGGATTCGTTTCGATAGCGAACTCAGCTTCGTTCGGCGAGTGGTTGCCGCCGCGGGGCGGTAGGGCAATAGCGCTGGGCAAGGTATTGTTGGCCGATGGTTAAACGCTTGCCTATGCTTGCCGCTTTGCCAGAAAATGCGCAGCATTACCCGTAATGCCCCGTAGAAACCCGACTCTCCAAACCATTGCCGATATTGCAGGGGTCTCCCGTAACACCGTCTCCTGCGCACTGCGCGCCGATCCGCGCATTTCGAAGAAAACGCAGGAGAAAATCCGTCGTATTGCCGAGGAGATTGGCTATCGGCCCAACCCGATGGTATCGGCACTTATGCAAAGCCTGCGCCAATCGCATGGCTCCGCAAAGTCCGCGAACTTGGGCTTCGTTCACAGCTTTGAGGAC is a window from the Cerasicoccus sp. TK19100 genome containing:
- a CDS encoding PEP-CTERM sorting domain-containing protein (PEP-CTERM proteins occur, often in large numbers, in the proteomes of bacteria that also encode an exosortase, a predicted intramembrane cysteine proteinase. The presence of a PEP-CTERM domain at a protein's C-terminus predicts cleavage within the sorting domain, followed by covalent anchoring to some some component of the (usually Gram-negative) cell surface. Many PEP-CTERM proteins exhibit an unusual sequence composition that includes large numbers of potential glycosylation sites. Expression of one such protein has been shown restore the ability of a bacterium to form floc, a type of biofilm.), with the translated sequence MQIPTLRSLRFVPLTVAGLALSTSAAFGVAFTTFIGPDGGNWNDPANWDNGVPDANDEISLGGFQVVVTDTQAYKDFDTGAPDTGGSIVINSGGSLTNDGGHHAAWGLSSITINSGGAFINDPATEGGVARLRVPTTVAAGGTLVGFQQLQSTINVSGLYQPYNSASANVIAVTSTFNLLSGGELQFDVFGNNDSESFSVASATTDLSIIGSTIRLVGQGGYTPGVNDTFNLFDEVGGTVNVISDASNVIMDGVIAWDTTLWESDGILTVAAVPEPTTYAMFAAMGALGVALLRRRK